The nucleotide sequence GGCCTCGAGTGACGGGTAGTCGGCGGAGATTTTCCGGGCTACGACGGCTTTCACGTCCTCCGCAGCGACGGAAAGCGCAGAGGGGAGCAGCAACAGGGCGGCGAGCAGGCAGCGGTTCGTCATTTGGGTTCGAGGTGCAGCAGGAGGGCGTCGAGCAGGGCGTCGGTCTGGAGCTTGATGCGCTGGCCAGGGGGCGGCAGGCGGTCGGCGGGTGCGCGTTGGCGCTGGGCCTCGTAGGCCTCGTCACCGGCTTTGAGGGCGGCGGTGATGAGGGCGTCTTTCACGTCGTGCAGGGCGCCACCGTCCCCGAGATCACCGGGGGCGACCGGCCGGCCGAGGAAACGCGGGACCACCTCGTCGCCAATCCAGACGCGCCAGTCATCCTCGCCGAGGTAGGCGACCAGCACACCGGTGCGGGCGACGCCTAGTTTTTCGGCGAGTGTGCGCATGTAGCGGCCGGGGATCTCGTCCTCGGCGGGCGGGGGCGGCTGGGCGGAGAGGCGGCCGACGATCTTCAGGCCGGTGACGCGCTCGTAGTTGGCCAGCTTGTAGTTGAAGTAGCGGGCGCGGGGCGGCTCGGTCGGGAGGATGCCGTCGGGATCGTCGAAGTGCGTGGTCGGGCCTGGTTCCGCGGTGCCGGGGTAGGTTTTGGCCGCGGCGGCCAGGGCGCGGAAGGTGGCCTCGTCGGCCCGGAACGCCTGGGCGGCGGCGCCACGGCGGAGGATTTTCACGCTGAAGGGATCGTCGGGCTTGATCAACGGGAGTACCTCGAGCCCGCGCACGACGCGGCCGAAGACGCTGTGCAGGTAATTGAGGCGGGTGCAGTCGCCGAGGGTGAGAAAGAATTCGCCGCTGTTGGTGTCGGGCCCGCCATTGGCCATGGAGAGGATGCCGGCCTCGGCGTGCCGCAGGCCGGGCACGAGCTCGTCGGGGAAACTGTAGCCGGTATCGCTGTCATCGGGGGCGCGGGGGTTGCCGCTTTGGATGACGAAGCCCGGGACCACGCGGTACCATTTCAAACCGGTGTAGTAGGGTTGGCCGTCGCGGGCGGCGAGCGTGCCCTCGGTCAAGCCGACGAAGTTGGCGACGGTGAGCGGCGCCTGTTGGTAGTGTAATTCCGTCACGAACGCGCCGTGTGGCGTGGTGAACTCGGCATAGAGGCCGTCGGCCAGCTCAGGCAGGGCGTTGGCCGGCCGCGGCGCTTGGGCGGTCAGTCGGGTGGAGGCCGTGACGAGCGCGAGCAGGGCGAAGGCGGTGAGGAAACGCATGGCGGTACCCTAGTCGGGTACGGCGGGTCTGCCAGTCCGGATTGGATCGTTCTCGTTCTCCCGGGTCCGGAGAGAAAGAGAGCGATGAGGAGAACGAACGAGAGGGAAACCTCCCAGCTTAGAGGAACGAGCAGATGTATTCGCAGAGGCCGGCGGGCACCTCGATGGTGAAGCCGCTCTGGCCGGGGACGTCGAAGTACGTGCCGGCGGGGTAATCCTGCGCCGCGGTCGATCCGTCGAGCGTCACGCGGCAGGTTCCGGCGACGATCTCCATGCGCTCGGGGGCGCCGGTGCCGAAGTGGTAGCTGCCGGGATAGATGAGACCGAGGGTTTTTTTCGCGCCATCGGGCATCAGCACGGTGTGGCTGACGACCTTGCCGTCGAAATACACGTTGGCCTTGGTGTGGACGGTGACGCCGGTGAACTGGGTGGGGAGGCACATAAAATATTTTAAGGGGAAAGTTTAAATGAAGAGGAAGGGGGGCCCGGACGGTGAGTCAATCCAGTGATGGGGCGAGGAGTGGCATAGGAGGTGTAAGGCGGGGCATCTTGGTCGGGCGACGGTGGGAGCGCGGGTCGATCGTCCCGCGCTTGGGAAGGGGGTGTAGCGCGGGCGGGAAGGCGGCGGGGCGGCGGAACGAGGGTCCCCTGCGATTCGTCGTCGCGGGAGCGCGGCTGGTCGCAGGGGTCTGCCGGGCGGTCGCAAAACCAAAACTCCGGAGCGCCGGCTGCGTTATTTCCCGCAATGAAACGAATGCGCCTCCCGGTATTCCTCCTCGGTTTGCTGTTGGCCGTCTCGCTCCGGGCGGGCTCGTTGGAGTCGGCGTACCAGGCGCGGGCGATGCTCGGGGCCGACGTATGGTCGCGGGTGGTGCGGATTGAAAACGAGGCGTCAGGACGCGGCAGCCGGTATCCGGCGGAATTCCACGGCCTGGTCGTGGCGTTCGAGGGGATCCTCTGGCTCTACACTGAGTACGACGGCACGCAGTCGATCTCCCGCTATGCCGGCCGGCTGGAGCAGGACCAGGCGGATCTCGGGCCGTTGCTGCAGGCGGTCGAGCCGGGTTTGACGCGGTTCGAGGATGTGACGGCGCCGACCCCGTTCGCGATTCTAGGCCGGCCGCCGCCCTACGCGTGTTTTCCGGCGGCGGTGGCGCGTTGGCAGCAGTTGCAGCGGGAGGCGAAGCCGCCGGCGCGCGCCCGGCTGCTCGCTATTTATCCCGAGGGTCATCGGCAGGGTCACATGGTGCTGGAATACTGGCGCGAGGGGCGGCGTTATGTGTTCGACCCCGCCCGTCCCACAGTGGAACGGGAGCTTTCCCTGCGGCTGACGGAGGATCCGTTGAAGGTGGCGCGGGCGCTGTTTGCGCCGCGCGACGGGAAGCGGCCGGTGCGGGCGATGCACCTCGATCTCGAGGGACCGGGGATCGATGGATCGGGGCAGGGTTGATCCGTTCCGGGCAGCGCCTAGGCGCGCTCCGTGTAAAGCCGGAAGAGGGCCTGGGTGCCGGCATCTTCCCAGCCGCGGGCGGCGACCTGGTCGTAGAGTTTTTTGGCCTGCTTGGTGCCGGGGAGATCGAGCGACATCGCCTCGGCGGCCTCGAGGGCGAGGCGGAGATCCTTCAGGAAATGTTTCACGTAGAAACCGGGCGCGAAGTCGCCCTTGAGTGCGCGAGGGGCGAGCACGGTCATGCCGACGCTGCCCGCGGCGCCTCCGCCGATGCTCTCGAGGACACGCGCGGGATCGAGGCCGGCGGATTGCCCGAAGGCGAGGGCCTCGCACCAGGACATCATCACGGAGGCGATGCCGATCTGGTTGGCGAGTTTGCAGAGCTGGCCGCAGCCTGGGCCGCCGTGGTGGACGATGATGCGGCCCATCAGGTCGAAAAACGGCCGGGCGTGGGCGAAGGCCGTCTCGTCGCCGCCAACCATGATCGAGAGACGGGCCTCGCGGGCGCCGACGTCACCGCCGGTCACCGGGGCATCGAGTGCGGCCAGGCCCTTGGTGGCGGCCGCCGCCGCGATGCGGCGGGCGAGGGCGGGGCTGGAGGTGGTCATGTCGACGAGCACGGTGCCAGGTTTGGCCGCGGCGAGCACGCCGGTGGGATTGAAATAGGTTTCCTCCACATCCTGGGGGAAACCCACGATGGTGAAGACGAAGTCGGCCTTGGCCGCGGCGCTGCCGGGGGTGGCGTGCCAGTGGGCGCCGGCGTCGAGGAGCGGCTGGGCCTTGGCCGGGGTGCGGTTGTGGACGTGCAGGGTGTGTCCGGCCTTGAGCAGGTGTCCCGCCATGCTGCGGCCCATGACGCCCGTGCCGATGAATGCGATCGATGCCATGGAGAGTGAAAGTGAGAGGGAGCGTGCAGGGGGCGAGACGAAAACCGTAGCCCAGACCGCGCGGAGCGCGGGCTCCACCTGTTTCGGTTCACCGTTTTCCGTCTAGACGGGTGGAGGCGGGGGGCGCATCGTCGGGGGCATGTTGATTCTCAACACCCTGGCCCCGGTCTTCCTGCTGATCGCGGTCGGGGCGGGGTTGCAGCGGGGCGGCCTCGTGTCGGCGGGATTTTTGAAGGAGGCGAACCGCGTCACCTATTGGCTGGGGTTGCCGGCGCTGTTGTTTTCTCAGCTGGCTGGATCCGTCCAGCAGGCGGTGGGCGGGGCGGCGCTCATGCTGACGGTCATGCTCGGCGCCACGGCCCTGGTGATTGTCGCGGGCTACGGCGTGGCCGGGCTGATGAAGGTGCCGGGGGCCGCAGCGGGGACCTTTGTGCAAGGCGGGTTCCGGGGCAACCTGGCCTTTGTCGGGTTGCCCGTGCTGTTCTCGCTGCCCGATGCACCGCTGCCGGGTGGAATGTCAGCGCGGACGGCCGCGGTGATCACCGTGGCGCCGATGATGGTCT is from Lacunisphaera limnophila and encodes:
- a CDS encoding peptidylprolyl isomerase, producing the protein MRFLTAFALLALVTASTRLTAQAPRPANALPELADGLYAEFTTPHGAFVTELHYQQAPLTVANFVGLTEGTLAARDGQPYYTGLKWYRVVPGFVIQSGNPRAPDDSDTGYSFPDELVPGLRHAEAGILSMANGGPDTNSGEFFLTLGDCTRLNYLHSVFGRVVRGLEVLPLIKPDDPFSVKILRRGAAAQAFRADEATFRALAAAAKTYPGTAEPGPTTHFDDPDGILPTEPPRARYFNYKLANYERVTGLKIVGRLSAQPPPPAEDEIPGRYMRTLAEKLGVARTGVLVAYLGEDDWRVWIGDEVVPRFLGRPVAPGDLGDGGALHDVKDALITAALKAGDEAYEAQRQRAPADRLPPPGQRIKLQTDALLDALLLHLEPK
- a CDS encoding pyrimidine/purine nucleoside phosphorylase, which gives rise to MCLPTQFTGVTVHTKANVYFDGKVVSHTVLMPDGAKKTLGLIYPGSYHFGTGAPERMEIVAGTCRVTLDGSTAAQDYPAGTYFDVPGQSGFTIEVPAGLCEYICSFL
- a CDS encoding NAD(P)-dependent oxidoreductase, which codes for MASIAFIGTGVMGRSMAGHLLKAGHTLHVHNRTPAKAQPLLDAGAHWHATPGSAAAKADFVFTIVGFPQDVEETYFNPTGVLAAAKPGTVLVDMTTSSPALARRIAAAAATKGLAALDAPVTGGDVGAREARLSIMVGGDETAFAHARPFFDLMGRIIVHHGGPGCGQLCKLANQIGIASVMMSWCEALAFGQSAGLDPARVLESIGGGAAGSVGMTVLAPRALKGDFAPGFYVKHFLKDLRLALEAAEAMSLDLPGTKQAKKLYDQVAARGWEDAGTQALFRLYTERA